From one Uranotaenia lowii strain MFRU-FL unplaced genomic scaffold, ASM2978415v1 HiC_scaffold_780, whole genome shotgun sequence genomic stretch:
- the LOC129760835 gene encoding uncharacterized protein LOC129760835 produces MDTNIRKGISEGMQVQIELASKVGNEYIVMHSTKIDICGHKENLMADPLYSMLIVEMTKYGNMSIDCPIEKGNYFVRGFHADDENMMVKMAPYGDYRMDVDLKHLEKGSKEPTPVFDMKMYATFMAE; encoded by the exons ATGGATACAAACATACGCAAAGGAATCTCCGAAGGCATGCAGGTGCAGATCGAACTCGCCAGTAAAGTAGGAAATGAATACATTGTGATGCACAGTACAAAAATCGATATCTGCGGCCATAAGGAAAATCTTATGGCTGATCCACTCTACTCTATGCTGATTGTTGAGATGACAAAGTATGGAAATATGAGCATCGATTGTCCGATCGAAAAG GGAAATTACTTCGTTCGTGGTTTTCATGCggatgatgaaaatatgatggTGAAGATGGCTCCCTACGGTGATTATCGAATGGATGTTGATTTAAAACATTTGGAAAAAGGAAGCAAAGAACCAACTCCTGTGTTTGATATGAAAATGTACGCTACTTTCATGGCAGAATAA
- the LOC129760834 gene encoding uncharacterized protein LOC129760834, with the protein MWSAFITALALLFFVPKIDINSAKTVIETSTEDGLLSYSENEFDSADIGCKISLKEDITVKHPLLLVPGTGQFYTPVEQSSDLLFRKGESIELFCTHGFADQTEDNSLTAYCDGANLFSLNGESYRISELTCKRPPFHEVIRTEFNCFNGASLLRVGFNVNTTFVPLYEICFDEHSLRTHYVKHQLTPGNIYHQQTKRPPFIQGTFYPQLNMNKLYNFESQRNTLEQILGSQDRTDELLSKKGEMFFARGHLAAKADFVFSAQQRATFWFMNVAPQWQKFNGYNWQRIETGIKEFIARRNLTVTVYTGTYGTLELLDANGDPQSIYLDFDPNNGGRVPVSKVFYKIIHDELNDAGIVLIGVNNPHASMEEIESNYIFCDDISDQISWLKWKKDYIPGGFSYACDVNQFNDKTKHLLLPKIGNLLV; encoded by the exons ATGTGGAGCGCGTTTATCACCGCATTGGCGTTACTGTTTTTTGTACCTAAAATTGATATCAATTCTGCGAAAACTGTTATCGAAACATCAACTGAAGATGGTTTGCTCTCCTACTCTGAAAACGAATTTGATTCGGCGGATATAG gaTGCAAAATATCTTTGAAAGAAGATATAACTGTAAAGCACCCGCTTTTGCTAGTCCCTGGAACTGGTCAATTTTATACGCCTGTTGAACAATCATCGGACCTTTTGTTCCGTAAAGGTGAATCGATAGAATTGTTTTGCACACATGGTTTCGCTGACCAGACAGAAGATAATTCACTAACAGCCTACTGTGATGGAGCCAATCTTTTCAGCTTAAACGGTGAAAGTTATAGGATATCAGAGTTGACATGTAAACGTCCTCCTTTTCATGAAGTTATTCGTACTGAGTTTAATTGTTTCAATGGAGCCAGTCTGCTTCGAGTGGGCTTTAATGTCAACACAACGTTTGTCCCGCTTTATGAGATCTGTTTTGATGAGCATTCACTTAGAACACACTACGTCAAGCACCAGTTAACTCCTGGGAATATATATCATCAGCAAACGAAGCGACCACCTTTCATCCAGGGAACTTTCTATCCTCAACTCAATATGAACAAACTTTATAACTTTGAATCTCAACGaaatacattggaacaaatccTCGGCTCTCAAGATCGCACAGATGAGCTTTTGTCTAAGAAAGGAGAAATGTTTTTTGCTCGAGGTCATCTAGCGGCTAAGGCAGATTTTGTTTTCAGCGCCCAACAGAGAGCCACTTTTTGGTTCATGAACGTCGCCCCGCAGTGGCAAAAGTTTAACGGCTACAATTGGCAACGGATCGAAACTGGGATCAAAGAATTTATCGCTAGGCGAAATCTCACAGTTACCGTTTACACCGGAACCTATGGTACGCTGGAACTTTTGGATGCCAACGGAGATCCACAATCTATATATTTAGATTTCGATCCAAACAATGGCGGCCGAGTACCGGTGTCGaaagtattttacaaaattattcacGATGAACTGAACGATGCGGGCATCGTTTTAATCGGTGTTAACAACCCACACGCAAGTATGGAAGAGATAGAAAGCAACTACATATTTTGTGATGACATTTCTGATCAAATAAGTTggttaaaatggaaaaaagattaCATTCCTGGTGGATTTTCCTACGCGTGTGACGTTAATCAGTTCAATGACAAAACCAAACATTTACTTTTGCCCAAAATTGGCAATCTTTTGGTTTAG